A portion of the Streptomyces erythrochromogenes genome contains these proteins:
- a CDS encoding protein kinase domain-containing protein, whose translation MKPLETGDPTSLGDGRYRLVGRLGQGGMGVVYLGRSQSGRAVAVKVVRPELSTEPGFKRRFADEVAAARRVGGFHTAPVVDADPDGDPAWLVTAFVPGPTLQAVLARVGSLPLDTLTVLAAGLAEALEAIHRAGVIHRDLKPANIIVAEDGPRVIDFGIARALDGTSLTQTGLQVGTPGFLAPEQLTGGGAVTPAVDMFALGVVLTQAAGGTPFGDGPSAARHYKVVYEEPDLTAVPGELREAIAACLSKDPAARPTPAAFLDALTVRHPDGGSWLPEAATQLLPPPEPAVRPTTPDSPSETAPDLPAPDLPVPDAAPPAVAEPRTEQSRTVTGPAARLSPTPVPAQVPQVPQSQPVSGKSRRRRAVVAALLVTSLAAGGLFVWQPWKDSARDNAKPPATTPTGSAPTPAAFPADPLLIRQDTAPGWPGTCHSVIARRDAAAEKPVQLIAGGAGACDTLPQWSPDRRSFAFTRTTSEGTAVWTANADGSNARRITSVAGGRVSWSPDGSRLAVLRNKDGVQQLFVVGVADGTTRQLTSGRGPVEDPAWSPDGKSIAVCLQTEPENWQIHVVDPADPNRAPQQVTRLPHPALDPVWSPDGTTFAYTAGTYGTGTQGDIRLVAADGSADRELVATGAHEMDPAWSADGTWVAFVRGPYEKPVIWAARADKTGERTLTTGAAAEGHPSWR comes from the coding sequence ATGAAGCCGCTCGAAACGGGCGATCCCACCTCGCTCGGCGACGGCCGGTACCGGCTGGTGGGGCGGCTCGGCCAGGGGGGCATGGGCGTGGTCTACCTGGGCCGCTCCCAGTCCGGCCGTGCGGTCGCCGTCAAGGTCGTACGTCCCGAGCTGAGCACCGAGCCCGGGTTCAAGCGCAGGTTCGCCGACGAGGTCGCGGCCGCGCGGCGTGTCGGCGGCTTCCACACCGCGCCGGTGGTCGACGCCGACCCGGACGGCGATCCGGCGTGGCTGGTGACGGCCTTCGTACCCGGTCCCACCCTTCAAGCAGTACTCGCGCGCGTCGGATCGCTGCCCCTGGACACGCTCACCGTCCTGGCCGCCGGGCTGGCCGAGGCGCTGGAGGCGATCCACCGAGCGGGCGTCATCCACCGCGATCTCAAGCCCGCCAACATCATCGTCGCGGAGGACGGGCCGCGTGTCATCGATTTCGGCATCGCACGCGCTCTGGACGGAACGTCCCTGACCCAGACCGGCCTGCAGGTCGGCACGCCGGGATTCCTGGCACCCGAACAGCTCACCGGCGGTGGGGCGGTCACCCCTGCGGTCGACATGTTCGCTCTGGGGGTGGTGCTCACGCAGGCCGCGGGCGGCACCCCCTTCGGCGACGGCCCGTCCGCGGCCAGGCACTACAAGGTCGTCTACGAGGAGCCGGACCTGACCGCGGTGCCCGGTGAACTCCGCGAGGCCATCGCCGCCTGCCTGTCCAAGGACCCGGCTGCAAGACCCACCCCGGCCGCCTTCCTCGACGCTCTGACCGTCCGCCACCCGGACGGTGGCTCCTGGCTGCCGGAGGCGGCGACGCAGCTGCTGCCGCCCCCGGAGCCGGCGGTGCGTCCCACCACGCCGGACAGCCCGTCGGAAACCGCACCGGATCTCCCCGCACCGGATCTCCCCGTACCGGACGCCGCCCCGCCCGCTGTGGCGGAGCCCCGTACCGAGCAGTCGCGCACCGTGACCGGCCCCGCCGCGCGCCTCTCCCCCACCCCCGTCCCTGCGCAGGTGCCCCAGGTGCCCCAGTCGCAGCCGGTTTCGGGGAAGTCCCGGCGTCGCCGCGCAGTGGTGGCCGCGTTGCTCGTGACGTCGCTCGCGGCCGGCGGCCTGTTCGTGTGGCAGCCCTGGAAGGATTCGGCCCGGGACAACGCCAAGCCCCCCGCCACCACACCCACCGGATCCGCCCCCACCCCTGCCGCGTTCCCGGCCGATCCCCTGCTGATCCGGCAGGACACCGCCCCGGGCTGGCCCGGGACGTGCCACAGCGTCATCGCCCGCCGGGACGCCGCTGCGGAGAAGCCCGTGCAGCTCATCGCCGGGGGCGCAGGCGCGTGCGACACCTTGCCCCAGTGGTCCCCTGACCGCAGGTCGTTCGCGTTCACCCGCACCACCTCCGAGGGCACGGCCGTGTGGACCGCCAACGCCGACGGTTCGAACGCGCGGCGGATCACCTCCGTCGCCGGCGGCCGGGTGTCCTGGTCGCCGGACGGCAGCCGGCTCGCCGTGCTGCGCAACAAGGACGGCGTACAGCAGCTGTTCGTCGTCGGCGTCGCCGACGGCACGACTCGCCAGCTCACGTCGGGCCGGGGCCCGGTCGAGGATCCCGCGTGGTCACCGGACGGCAAGAGCATCGCGGTCTGCCTGCAGACAGAACCCGAGAACTGGCAGATCCACGTGGTCGACCCCGCCGACCCGAACCGCGCCCCGCAGCAGGTGACCCGGCTGCCCCATCCGGCACTCGACCCGGTGTGGTCACCCGACGGCACCACCTTCGCCTACACGGCCGGGACCTACGGCACGGGCACTCAGGGCGACATCCGCCTCGTGGCCGCCGACGGCAGTGCCGATCGTGAACTCGTCGCCACCGGCGCCCATGAGATGGACCCCGCCTGGTCCGCCGACGGCACCTGGGTGGCCTTCGTCCGCGGCCCGTACGAGAAGCCCGTGATCTGGGCCGCGCGCGCGGACAAGACCGGCGAGCGGACCCTCACCACCGGCGCTGCCGCCGAGGGGCATCCCTCCTGGCGCTGA
- a CDS encoding DUF2267 domain-containing protein, with protein MYEQPRANLPAMAMTFDQMLERVRYEGAYPTRERAEGAVRTVLAALGRQVTGEERVDLAQCLPVEAALALTAQIPETEQRTGWSFVKDMATRTGTSPAIARWDTGAVLAVVARLAGPDLLARILRQLPGGYALLFGQAELRQPEHAA; from the coding sequence ATGTACGAACAGCCTCGAGCGAACCTGCCCGCCATGGCCATGACGTTCGACCAGATGCTGGAACGCGTGCGCTACGAAGGCGCCTACCCCACCCGCGAGCGCGCCGAGGGAGCCGTCCGCACTGTCCTGGCCGCCCTCGGCCGGCAAGTCACCGGCGAAGAACGCGTCGACCTCGCCCAGTGCCTGCCCGTCGAAGCCGCCCTCGCCCTGACCGCCCAGATCCCCGAGACCGAACAGCGCACCGGCTGGAGCTTCGTCAAGGACATGGCCACCCGCACCGGCACCAGCCCGGCCATCGCCCGCTGGGACACCGGCGCCGTGCTCGCCGTCGTCGCCCGCCTCGCCGGCCCCGACCTCCTCGCCCGCATCCTCCGCCAACTGCCCGGCGGCTACGCCCTCCTCTTCGGCCAGGCCGAACTGCGCCAGCCCGAGCACGCTGCCTGA
- a CDS encoding flavodoxin family protein, translating into MDTNTKTTPLRAVALVCTLSPSPKPSSSQLLAEQTMAALADHGVTGKVIRIADHDVKPGVGVDMGGGDAWPEIRDTVLGCDILVLSTPIWLGHPSSTAQRVLERLNAELGESDDEGRPLTYGKVAAVCVVGNEDGAHHVSADLFQGLNDVGFSLAPNAVTYWVGEAMQGTDYQDLDKTPEKTAATTATLAANTAHLARRLKAASYPPSS; encoded by the coding sequence ATGGACACCAACACCAAAACCACGCCGCTGCGCGCTGTCGCGCTGGTCTGCACGCTTTCCCCGTCGCCGAAACCGTCCAGCTCGCAGTTGCTGGCCGAGCAGACCATGGCCGCCCTCGCCGATCACGGCGTCACCGGCAAGGTGATCCGGATCGCCGACCACGACGTCAAGCCGGGCGTCGGGGTCGACATGGGCGGAGGGGATGCGTGGCCGGAGATCCGGGACACGGTCCTGGGCTGCGACATCCTGGTCCTGTCCACGCCGATCTGGCTCGGCCATCCCTCCAGCACCGCCCAGCGGGTGCTGGAGCGCCTGAACGCGGAGCTCGGCGAGAGCGACGACGAGGGCCGCCCGCTCACCTACGGCAAGGTCGCCGCGGTCTGTGTCGTCGGCAACGAGGACGGCGCCCACCACGTCAGCGCCGACCTGTTCCAGGGCCTCAACGACGTCGGCTTCTCCCTAGCCCCGAACGCGGTCACCTACTGGGTCGGCGAGGCCATGCAGGGCACCGACTACCAGGACCTCGACAAGACCCCCGAGAAGACCGCCGCCACGACGGCCACCCTCGCCGCGAACACCGCCCACCTCGCCCGGCGCCTCAAGGCCGCGTCGTACCCGCCCTCTTCCTGA
- a CDS encoding DUF6479 family protein, whose amino-acid sequence MTAIETLAAEGQASLFLILAGVVLVVLLIGAFWYGSRRRRREAPPADQNPVARGREDSWQTPEEHARDQEDQEHPRP is encoded by the coding sequence ATGACAGCCATCGAAACGCTAGCGGCCGAAGGCCAGGCCTCACTCTTCCTCATCCTCGCCGGAGTGGTCCTGGTCGTCCTTCTGATCGGTGCCTTCTGGTACGGGAGCCGGCGCAGGCGCCGGGAGGCACCGCCCGCCGACCAGAACCCTGTCGCGCGGGGCCGCGAGGACTCCTGGCAGACCCCGGAAGAGCATGCACGCGACCAGGAGGACCAGGAGCATCCCCGCCCGTGA
- a CDS encoding calcium-binding protein encodes MTARHICGLVTAGAVLCAAWGGTAASAAPLASGPRHPAGATVVEMSGGTLLVTAGQGVDNDITIRRQGDIVLVSDTAAEIRSSAPCEPRTPGTVACPLPTDVQARGQDGDDAITVSPNVDAPATLYGGGGKDRLNGGPHADRLVGDEPAGAAGLTAATPGNDTINGGPGNDTLLGLGGNDTISGGPGNDTLNGNEGNDTLVATDGVNANTSLDGGPAFDSCTRDTGDPMVNCP; translated from the coding sequence ATGACAGCGCGACACATCTGCGGGTTGGTCACCGCGGGAGCAGTTCTGTGCGCCGCGTGGGGCGGCACCGCCGCCTCGGCGGCACCACTCGCCTCCGGGCCGCGGCACCCGGCGGGCGCCACGGTCGTCGAGATGTCAGGAGGCACGCTGCTCGTCACCGCCGGTCAGGGGGTGGACAACGACATCACCATCCGCCGCCAGGGCGACATCGTCCTCGTCTCGGACACCGCTGCCGAGATACGCTCCTCGGCCCCCTGCGAACCCCGTACACCGGGCACCGTGGCCTGCCCGCTCCCCACGGACGTGCAGGCACGCGGCCAGGACGGCGACGACGCCATCACGGTCTCCCCCAACGTCGACGCCCCGGCCACCCTGTACGGAGGCGGCGGCAAGGACCGGCTCAACGGCGGCCCGCACGCCGACCGCCTCGTCGGCGATGAACCGGCCGGAGCCGCCGGCCTCACGGCAGCGACCCCCGGCAACGACACCATCAACGGCGGCCCGGGGAACGACACCCTCCTCGGCCTGGGCGGCAACGACACCATCAGCGGCGGGCCGGGGAACGACACCCTCAACGGGAACGAGGGCAACGACACCCTCGTCGCCACCGACGGCGTGAACGCCAACACCAGCCTCGACGGCGGTCCCGCGTTCGACTCCTGCACCCGCGACACCGGCGACCCGATGGTCAACTGCCCCTGA
- a CDS encoding STAS domain-containing protein, protein MTAIVSDRRLRPPEEVGLEIEVIPGPQPGTVQVVARGEIDFHNATFLRQVLLAAVVSHRATILLDLQRVAFCDCAGLNTLLAARRAALRAGRGLHITAAGRRVERLLDLTDTRSLLT, encoded by the coding sequence ATGACCGCCATCGTGTCCGACCGCCGTCTCCGTCCCCCGGAAGAGGTCGGCCTGGAAATCGAGGTCATCCCCGGACCGCAACCCGGGACGGTCCAGGTCGTGGCGCGCGGTGAGATCGACTTCCACAACGCCACGTTCCTCCGCCAGGTGCTCCTGGCCGCCGTCGTCTCCCACCGAGCCACCATCCTCCTGGACTTGCAGCGCGTGGCCTTCTGCGACTGCGCAGGCCTCAACACCCTCCTGGCCGCCCGCCGTGCGGCCCTGCGAGCCGGACGTGGTCTGCACATCACGGCTGCCGGGCGCCGGGTCGAGCGGCTCCTGGACCTCACCGACACCCGCTCACTCCTCACCTGA
- a CDS encoding ice-binding family protein — protein sequence MKLNIQAAQRRTLSGWLASAVAVTVAAVMVAGLPTQALAIATAVPLGTTASYSVLAGQGVTNTGPTVIDHDLGTHPNPAITGFPPGLVLGAVHPADAQALQAKSDLIIAYNNAAGQAEDFDLPAAIGSGTSGPTELIPGVYTRDPAGSVGLTGDLVLNAGGNPNAVWVFQIPAALTTATSSRILLTNGASPCNVFWQIGSSAELNTNTTFVGTIMALTSIFLRTGTNIEGRALARNGEVTMDNNRIFLGGCSTGGTTTGTTTGTTTGTTTGTTTGATTGTTGTPTAGSTTGTTVGLIGGGLLGGPIVDLVSGGTSGNIAGNTSGNTSGNTAGNSTGGNTTGGNTTGGTITGGNVTGGHGGRPGGPGHGGPGGPDHGLEHHGPEHGGPGNGHDEGPGKPDHHHGHGHDGKPGDHYGYGNKPAGHEGREGHEG from the coding sequence ATGAAGCTGAATATCCAAGCGGCTCAGCGCCGCACTCTTTCCGGCTGGCTGGCCTCGGCCGTCGCCGTAACGGTTGCCGCTGTCATGGTCGCCGGATTGCCGACGCAGGCCCTGGCCATCGCGACAGCCGTGCCTCTGGGCACCACCGCCAGCTACTCCGTTCTTGCAGGTCAGGGAGTCACCAACACCGGCCCCACGGTGATCGACCACGACCTTGGGACGCACCCGAACCCGGCCATCACCGGATTCCCGCCCGGCCTGGTCCTCGGCGCCGTGCACCCTGCGGATGCCCAGGCCCTCCAGGCCAAGAGCGATCTGATCATCGCGTACAACAACGCGGCCGGCCAGGCCGAGGACTTCGACCTTCCGGCGGCCATCGGCTCGGGAACGTCCGGGCCCACAGAGCTCATTCCGGGCGTTTACACGAGAGACCCCGCAGGCAGTGTCGGACTCACCGGTGACCTGGTCCTGAATGCCGGGGGCAACCCCAACGCGGTCTGGGTGTTCCAGATTCCTGCGGCGCTGACGACGGCGACCTCCAGCCGGATCCTCCTCACGAACGGCGCTTCGCCGTGCAACGTGTTCTGGCAGATCGGGAGTTCGGCGGAGCTCAACACCAACACCACTTTCGTGGGCACCATCATGGCGCTGACTTCGATCTTCCTGCGCACCGGAACGAACATCGAAGGCCGGGCCCTGGCGCGCAACGGCGAAGTGACGATGGACAACAACCGGATCTTCCTCGGCGGGTGCTCCACCGGCGGAACGACCACGGGCACGACCACCGGCACGACGACCGGCACGACCACCGGTACCACCACCGGCGCGACGACCGGAACCACCGGAACCCCGACCGCCGGATCGACGACCGGTACGACCGTGGGTCTGATCGGGGGCGGCCTCCTGGGCGGACCGATCGTCGACCTCGTGTCCGGCGGCACCTCGGGGAACATCGCCGGCAACACCTCCGGAAACACCTCGGGCAACACGGCCGGCAACAGCACCGGTGGCAACACGACCGGCGGCAACACGACCGGCGGGACCATCACCGGGGGCAACGTCACCGGCGGCCACGGCGGTCGGCCCGGCGGTCCGGGCCACGGTGGACCGGGCGGCCCGGACCACGGCCTTGAGCACCACGGTCCGGAGCACGGCGGGCCGGGCAACGGGCACGACGAAGGACCCGGCAAGCCGGACCACCACCACGGCCACGGCCACGACGGGAAGCCCGGCGACCACTACGGCTACGGCAACAAGCCCGCGGGCCACGAGGGTCGCGAAGGCCACGAGGGCTAG
- a CDS encoding helix-turn-helix domain-containing protein has product MAVNGNPTIRRRRLGAELRRLRLARGLTSTQVAQHLLISQPKVSHLENGRRAISPRDVRDLCGLYHVRDQQVIDSLMEMAGEANRQGWWVACGKVPYAVYIGMETAAAAVRSYEPLVIPGLLQTPAYASAVIAETIPLATEEQIAVRLEVRLRRQSRVHHPARSIRLEVVLDESALRRVVGSPEIMREQLEYLNRLGEQPHITVQVLPHSAGAHPGILGQFTILDFPDTATGTVYLERFTSDLYLEKRSDVRHYGAMFDRVQAQALNPELTRRFITRAAQELPAAATLPAPP; this is encoded by the coding sequence GTGGCGGTGAACGGAAACCCGACCATCAGGCGACGCCGTCTGGGGGCGGAGCTGCGCCGACTTCGTCTGGCCCGCGGCCTGACCAGCACGCAGGTGGCTCAACACCTGTTGATCTCCCAGCCCAAGGTCAGCCATTTGGAGAACGGCCGCCGTGCCATCAGCCCGCGCGACGTCCGGGACTTGTGCGGCCTGTATCACGTCAGGGACCAGCAAGTCATCGACTCGTTGATGGAGATGGCCGGCGAAGCGAACCGGCAAGGCTGGTGGGTCGCCTGCGGAAAAGTGCCGTACGCCGTCTACATCGGCATGGAGACCGCAGCCGCTGCTGTTCGCTCCTACGAACCCCTGGTGATCCCAGGCCTGCTGCAAACACCCGCCTACGCGTCAGCGGTTATCGCGGAAACGATCCCTCTCGCCACGGAGGAGCAGATCGCCGTGCGCCTTGAGGTACGGCTGCGCCGTCAGTCCCGCGTCCACCACCCGGCCCGGTCCATCCGTCTGGAGGTCGTGCTGGACGAATCAGCACTGCGCCGAGTGGTCGGCAGCCCCGAGATCATGCGCGAGCAGCTCGAGTACCTGAACCGCCTCGGCGAGCAGCCGCACATCACCGTGCAGGTCCTCCCGCACAGCGCGGGAGCCCATCCTGGAATCTTGGGACAGTTCACCATCCTCGACTTCCCGGACACTGCCACGGGGACGGTCTATCTGGAGCGTTTCACCAGCGACCTCTACCTGGAGAAACGATCCGACGTGCGGCACTACGGCGCCATGTTCGACCGGGTTCAGGCCCAGGCCCTGAACCCGGAGCTCACCCGCCGCTTCATCACCCGCGCCGCCCAGGAGCTGCCGGCCGCCGCAACGCTGCCTGCCCCGCCGTGA
- a CDS encoding DUF5819 family protein — MRKTGWAVSSRTESAGVKELHQSDSGPVPQQRHDEEAMPGERTRRVRAVKAGLRTAVVLCLVTTLVHVVLVFLHVAPSNPVSKRYSAQVNGWVFPLFEQNWRLFAPDPDSFNRQILARTAHTDSKGSVQVTPWFDLAALDHSAVDHNVFPSHTSQNLLRRAWTSYVETHGGSDTARSERAVMLQAYLRNIAADRVAAHNDGGTFDFIQLRVVTLPVAAPGTAAGNRPPAPTEDRLLPWWKVTSHGK; from the coding sequence ATGAGAAAGACCGGGTGGGCGGTGTCGAGCAGAACTGAATCTGCGGGCGTGAAGGAACTTCATCAGTCCGATTCCGGTCCGGTCCCCCAACAGCGCCATGACGAAGAGGCCATGCCGGGCGAGCGGACCAGGAGAGTTCGCGCAGTGAAAGCAGGGCTGCGCACCGCCGTAGTCCTCTGCCTGGTCACGACTCTGGTCCACGTCGTCCTGGTGTTCCTTCATGTGGCCCCCTCCAACCCTGTGTCGAAGCGGTACAGCGCGCAGGTCAACGGATGGGTGTTCCCGCTCTTCGAACAGAACTGGCGGCTCTTCGCCCCGGACCCCGACTCCTTCAACCGACAGATCCTGGCGAGAACCGCCCACACGGACTCCAAAGGATCGGTACAGGTGACCCCCTGGTTCGACCTGGCTGCCTTGGACCACTCCGCAGTCGACCACAACGTATTTCCGAGCCATACGTCCCAGAACCTCCTGCGCCGCGCCTGGACCTCCTACGTCGAGACACATGGAGGAAGCGACACGGCACGCTCGGAGCGGGCCGTGATGCTGCAGGCGTACCTGCGCAATATCGCTGCGGACCGCGTAGCCGCCCACAACGACGGCGGCACCTTCGACTTCATTCAGCTCCGGGTCGTCACGCTGCCCGTCGCTGCGCCCGGCACAGCGGCCGGGAACCGCCCGCCGGCACCCACCGAGGACCGGCTCCTACCCTGGTGGAAGGTGACCTCCCATGGGAAGTGA
- a CDS encoding Hsp20/alpha crystallin family protein: MLMRTDPFREMDRIVQQLSGTSGTWSKPSVMPMDAYRQGDTYVIAFDLPGVSTEAIDIDVERNMLTVKAERRPAGKSDGVQMELSERPLGVFSRQVMLADTLDTEHIEADYDAGVLTLRIPIAERAKPRKIAIGGESGRKQISG, translated from the coding sequence ATGTTGATGCGCACCGACCCGTTCCGCGAGATGGACCGCATCGTCCAGCAGCTCTCGGGTACGTCCGGGACCTGGTCGAAGCCGTCCGTGATGCCCATGGACGCCTACCGCCAGGGCGACACGTACGTCATCGCCTTCGACCTCCCCGGAGTCAGCACCGAGGCGATCGACATCGACGTCGAGCGGAACATGCTCACGGTGAAGGCCGAGCGCCGGCCCGCGGGGAAGTCCGACGGCGTACAGATGGAGCTCTCCGAGCGGCCCCTCGGCGTCTTCTCCCGCCAGGTCATGCTGGCCGACACCCTCGACACCGAGCACATCGAAGCCGACTACGACGCGGGTGTCCTGACCCTGCGGATCCCGATCGCCGAGCGCGCCAAGCCGCGGAAGATCGCCATCGGCGGCGAGTCCGGCCGCAAGCAGATCTCCGGCTGA
- a CDS encoding DUF2267 domain-containing protein, with the protein MSMRRDAFLDHVQERGEYRTREEAERVARVVLALLGAHLVGTVRAELAARLPETYALILLNPLQAAEPLTPERFVRATAAWIEGATETTALWDIGAVLSTVAAAAGDALTREVLLQLPPGYGLLFGHPQPT; encoded by the coding sequence ATGTCGATGCGCCGGGACGCGTTCCTGGACCATGTCCAGGAACGCGGCGAGTACCGGACTCGGGAGGAAGCCGAACGCGTAGCCCGCGTCGTCCTGGCGCTGCTGGGCGCGCACCTCGTCGGCACCGTGCGGGCCGAGCTCGCCGCCCGACTCCCCGAGACCTACGCCCTGATCCTCCTCAACCCCCTGCAGGCCGCCGAACCGCTCACGCCCGAACGGTTCGTCCGTGCGACCGCGGCCTGGATCGAGGGTGCCACCGAGACGACGGCCCTGTGGGACATCGGCGCGGTCCTGTCCACCGTGGCCGCGGCGGCGGGAGACGCCCTCACGCGCGAGGTCCTGCTCCAGCTGCCCCCCGGCTACGGCCTCCTCTTCGGTCACCCCCAGCCCACCTGA
- a CDS encoding HTTM domain-containing protein: protein MGSEQISQPPSTAATPHRPAARETSVAGTAHRWLLDRIGALWALLTDRPVSLYAASVLRIGYGLLYLVFLLREFPHRDQIWGPGSPWTPALAQQLFDQTGWNSILILSDSRVYFELCYAMALVTSALFMLGWRTRAMSVLFALVVTSFHARSIFMTDGGDNLILLMALYLVLTACGRRWSLDARRNRLKAARAGDAAEPVRSPFVQQLHDARATLTTVAHNCGILVIAAQVCFLYGSAGLYKIQGPTWGGGTALHYALNLELFQPWPALSHFVDQYPMVIAIASYVTVLLQVAFPFVLFGRLKYPVLTVLLGMHIGIAVLLGLPLFSGAMIVADAVFLPDRFYAFLPRLWRRTGRRAEAWRPGTGRAAGSASVPAQGRPGEAGSAHGPTPAGQRGTSLATGRTSDSAAP from the coding sequence ATGGGAAGTGAACAGATCTCCCAGCCCCCTTCCACGGCGGCCACACCGCACCGGCCCGCGGCTCGGGAGACCTCGGTCGCCGGCACGGCACACCGGTGGCTCCTCGACCGGATCGGTGCTCTGTGGGCGCTTCTCACCGACCGGCCGGTCTCCCTGTACGCCGCATCGGTTCTGCGCATCGGCTACGGGCTGCTCTATCTGGTCTTCCTGCTGCGCGAGTTCCCGCACCGTGACCAGATCTGGGGCCCCGGCTCCCCCTGGACACCGGCGCTGGCACAGCAGCTCTTCGACCAGACGGGCTGGAACAGCATCCTGATCCTGTCCGACAGCCGCGTCTACTTCGAACTCTGCTACGCGATGGCCCTCGTCACGTCCGCGCTGTTCATGCTGGGCTGGCGGACCCGGGCCATGTCCGTCCTCTTCGCCCTCGTGGTGACCTCGTTCCATGCCAGGTCGATCTTCATGACGGACGGGGGCGACAACCTGATCCTGCTGATGGCCCTCTACCTCGTCCTCACCGCGTGCGGTCGGCGCTGGTCCCTGGACGCACGCAGGAACCGGCTCAAGGCAGCCCGCGCGGGCGACGCCGCGGAGCCCGTGAGGAGCCCCTTCGTACAACAACTCCACGATGCTCGTGCCACCTTGACCACGGTGGCGCACAACTGCGGCATCCTCGTCATCGCGGCACAGGTCTGCTTCCTCTACGGATCGGCCGGCCTGTACAAGATCCAGGGCCCGACCTGGGGCGGCGGCACCGCTCTCCACTACGCGCTGAACCTCGAACTCTTCCAGCCCTGGCCCGCGCTCTCCCACTTCGTGGACCAGTATCCGATGGTGATCGCGATCGCCAGCTACGTGACGGTGCTCTTGCAGGTCGCCTTCCCGTTCGTACTCTTCGGCAGGCTCAAGTACCCCGTTCTGACCGTGCTGCTGGGCATGCACATCGGCATCGCGGTGCTCCTGGGACTGCCCCTCTTCTCCGGCGCGATGATCGTTGCGGACGCCGTGTTCCTTCCCGACCGCTTCTACGCCTTCCTGCCGCGCCTGTGGCGACGCACAGGACGGCGCGCAGAGGCATGGCGGCCGGGAACCGGCCGAGCGGCGGGATCCGCATCGGTGCCTGCGCAGGGCAGGCCCGGCGAAGCCGGCTCGGCGCATGGGCCCACCCCGGCAGGGCAGCGGGGCACGTCGCTCGCCACCGGGCGCACGTCCGACTCCGCAGCACCCTGA
- a CDS encoding SDR family oxidoreductase — MSSHEQAHLTDPVGLYPRPPFPEQDQDHPGSTEAMDPRPDHGEDTYEGHGLLHGRRALVTGGDSGIGRAVCLAFAREGADVVFTHLPEEADEADATTRLIRQAGRTAVAVACDIRHEGECTALVDKAVGELGGIDLLVNNAAYQMAQPDGIEAITTEQFDRVMKTNLYGMFWITKAALAHMPRGASVINTASVQGYQPSPHLLDYAMTKSAIISFTHGLAQMLAERGIRANAVAPGPVWTPLIPATMPDPSEFGEQSPLGRPAQPAEMAPAYVFLASDQASYITGEIVNATGGTPLP; from the coding sequence ATGTCCTCCCATGAGCAGGCACATCTCACCGATCCGGTGGGGCTGTACCCCCGGCCCCCGTTCCCCGAGCAGGATCAGGACCACCCCGGTTCGACCGAGGCCATGGATCCCCGTCCCGATCACGGCGAGGACACCTACGAGGGCCATGGCCTGCTGCACGGCCGCAGGGCGCTGGTCACCGGAGGGGACTCCGGGATCGGCCGGGCCGTGTGCCTGGCCTTCGCACGGGAAGGCGCCGACGTCGTCTTCACCCATCTGCCCGAGGAAGCCGACGAAGCCGACGCGACCACCCGCCTGATCCGACAGGCCGGCCGCACGGCGGTGGCCGTCGCCTGCGACATCCGGCACGAAGGCGAGTGCACCGCCCTCGTCGACAAGGCAGTGGGCGAGCTGGGCGGTATCGACCTGCTGGTCAACAACGCCGCCTATCAGATGGCCCAGCCGGACGGGATAGAGGCGATCACCACCGAGCAGTTCGACCGGGTGATGAAGACCAACCTGTACGGGATGTTCTGGATCACCAAGGCGGCGCTGGCCCACATGCCGCGCGGCGCCTCGGTGATCAACACCGCGTCGGTACAGGGCTACCAGCCCAGCCCGCACCTCCTCGACTACGCCATGACCAAGTCCGCGATCATCTCCTTCACCCACGGCCTCGCCCAGATGCTCGCCGAGCGCGGTATCCGCGCCAACGCCGTGGCGCCGGGACCGGTGTGGACCCCGCTGATCCCTGCGACGATGCCCGACCCGTCGGAGTTCGGCGAGCAGTCGCCGCTGGGCCGGCCCGCCCAGCCGGCGGAGATGGCACCCGCGTACGTCTTCCTCGCCTCCGACCAGGCCTCCTACATCACCGGCGAGATCGTCAACGCAACCGGCGGAACGCCCCTGCCGTGA